The Mastomys coucha isolate ucsf_1 unplaced genomic scaffold, UCSF_Mcou_1 pScaffold13, whole genome shotgun sequence genome has a window encoding:
- the Cxxc1 gene encoding CXXC-type zinc finger protein 1 isoform X2, whose protein sequence is MEGDGSDLEPPDAGEDSKSENGENAPIYCICRKPDINCFMIGCDNCNEWFHGDCIRITEKMAKAIREWYCRDCREKDPKLEIRYRHKKSRERDGSERDSSEPRDEGGGRKRPASDPELQRRAGSGTGVGTMLARGSASPHKSSPQPLVATPSQHHQQQQQQIKRSARMCGECEACRRTEDCGHCDFCRDMKKFGGPNKIRQKCRLRQCQLRARESYKYFPSSLSPVTPSEALPRPRRPPPTQQQPQQSQKLGRNREDEGTVLSSVVKELPEATATPEPLSDEDLALDPDLYQEFCAGAFDDHGLPWMSDAEESPFLDPALRKRAVKVKHVKRREKKSEKKKEERYKRHRQKQKHKDKWKHPERADAKDPASLPQCLGPGCVRAAQPGSKYCSDDCGMKLAANRIYEILPQRIQQWQQSPCIAEEHGKKLLERIRREQQSARTRLQEMERRFHELEAIILRAKQQAVREDEENNENDSDDTDLQIFCVSCGHPINPRVALRHMERCYAKYESQTSFGSMYPTRIEGATRLFCDVYNPQSKTYCKRLQVLCPEHSRDPKVPADEVCGCPLVRDVFELTGDFCRLPKRQCNRHYCWEKLRRAEVDLERVRVWYKLDELFEQERNVRTAMTNRAGLLALMLHQTIQHDPLTTDLRSSADR, encoded by the exons ATG gaaggagatggctcagaccTGGAACCTCCGGATGCTGGGGAGGACAGCAAGTCTGAGAATGGGGAGAACGCGCCCATCTACTGCATCTGCCGCAAACCGGACATCAATTGCTTCATGAT TGGATGTGACAACTGCAACGAGTGGTTCCATGGAGACTGCATCCGGATCACTGAGAAGATGGCCAAGGCCATCCGGGAATGGTACTGTCGGGATTGCCGAG AGAAGGACCCGAAGCTGGAGATTCGTTACCGCCACAAAAAGAGCCGGGAGAGGGATGGCAGTGAGCGGGACAGCAGTGAGCCCCGGGATGAGGGAGGAGGGCGCAAGAGGCCTGCTTCAGATCCAGAGCTGCAGCGCCGGGCAGGGTCAGGGACAGGGGTTGGGACCATGCTTGCTCGGGGCTCGGCTTCGCCCCACAAATCTTCTCCACAGCCCTTGGTGGCCACACCTAGCCAG catcaccagcagcagcagcaacaaatcAAACGGTCAGCTCGGATGTGTGGTGAGTGCGAGGCATGCCGACGCACCGAGGACTGTGGCCACTGTGACTTCTGCCGTGACATGAAGAAGTTTGGGGGCCCCAACAAGATCCGGCAGAAGTGCCGGCTTCGCCAGTGTCAACTGCGGGCACGG GAATCCTACAAATACTTCCCTTCCTCG CTCTCGCCGGTGACACCCTCAGAGGCCCTGCCAAGGCCCCGCCGGCCACCACCCACtcaacagcagccacagcagtcCCAGAAGCTGGGGCGTAACCGTGAAGACGAGGGGACAGTGTTGTCATCAGTGGTCAAGGAGCTACCAGAGGCTACAGCAACACCTGAGCCACTTTCAGATGAGGACCTAGCACTGGACCCTGATCTGTACCAGGAGTTCTGTGCTGGGGCCTTTGATGATCACGGCCTC CCCTGGATGAGCGATGCAGAGGAGTCCCCGTTCCTGGACCCTGCGCTGAGGAAACGGGCAGTAAAAGTGAAGCATGTGAagcgtcgagagaagaagtccgaGAAGAAG AAAGAGGAGAGATACAAACGACATCGACAGAAGCAGAAGCATAAAGACAAATGGAAACACCCAGAGAGGGCTGATGCCAAGGACCCTGCCTCTCTACCACAGTGCCTGGGGCCCGGCTGTGTGCGCGCCGCCCAGCCTGGGTCCAAATATTGTTCAGATGACTGTGGCATGAAGCTGGCAGCCAA CCGAATCTATGAGATCCTCCCCCAGCGCATCCAGCAATGGCAGCAAAGCCCCTGCATCGCGGAAGAGCACGGCAAGAAGCTGCTCGAGCGGATCCGCCGTGAGCAGCAGAGTGCCCGCACCCGCCTACAAGAGATGGAGCGCAGATTCCACGAGCTCGAGGCCATCATTCTCCGTGCCAAGCAGCAAGCTGTGCGAGAGGACGAGGAG AACAACGAGAATGACAGCGATGACACGGATCTGCAGATCTTCTGTGTCTCCTGCGGGCATCCCATCAACCCACGAGTTGCCTTGCGTCACATGGAGCGCTGCTATGCTAAG TATGAGAGCCAGACATCCTTTGGGTCCATGTACCCCACACGCATTGAGGG GGCTACCCGACTCTTCTGTGATGTCTACAATCCTCAGAGCAAGACGTACTGTAAGCGGCTCCAGGTGCTGTGTCCTGAGCACTCACGGGACCCCAAA GTGCCAGCTGATGAGGTCTGTGGGTGTCCACTTGTACGTGATGTCTTTGAGCTCACAGGTGACTTCTGCCGCCTGCCCAAGCGCCAGTGTAATCGCCATTACTGCTGGGAGAAGCTTCGTCGTGCA
- the Cxxc1 gene encoding CXXC-type zinc finger protein 1 isoform X1, producing MEGDGSDLEPPDAGEDSKSENGENAPIYCICRKPDINCFMIGCDNCNEWFHGDCIRITEKMAKAIREWYCRDCREKDPKLEIRYRHKKSRERDGSERDSSEPRDEGGGRKRPASDPELQRRAGSGTGVGTMLARGSASPHKSSPQPLVATPSQHHQQQQQQIKRSARMCGECEACRRTEDCGHCDFCRDMKKFGGPNKIRQKCRLRQCQLRARESYKYFPSSLSPVTPSEALPRPRRPPPTQQQPQQSQKLGRNREDEGTVLSSVVKELPEATATPEPLSDEDLALDPDLYQEFCAGAFDDHGLPWMSDAEESPFLDPALRKRAVKVKHVKRREKKSEKKVMERKEERYKRHRQKQKHKDKWKHPERADAKDPASLPQCLGPGCVRAAQPGSKYCSDDCGMKLAANRIYEILPQRIQQWQQSPCIAEEHGKKLLERIRREQQSARTRLQEMERRFHELEAIILRAKQQAVREDEENNENDSDDTDLQIFCVSCGHPINPRVALRHMERCYAKYESQTSFGSMYPTRIEGATRLFCDVYNPQSKTYCKRLQVLCPEHSRDPKVPADEVCGCPLVRDVFELTGDFCRLPKRQCNRHYCWEKLRRAEVDLERVRVWYKLDELFEQERNVRTAMTNRAGLLALMLHQTIQHDPLTTDLRSSADR from the exons ATG gaaggagatggctcagaccTGGAACCTCCGGATGCTGGGGAGGACAGCAAGTCTGAGAATGGGGAGAACGCGCCCATCTACTGCATCTGCCGCAAACCGGACATCAATTGCTTCATGAT TGGATGTGACAACTGCAACGAGTGGTTCCATGGAGACTGCATCCGGATCACTGAGAAGATGGCCAAGGCCATCCGGGAATGGTACTGTCGGGATTGCCGAG AGAAGGACCCGAAGCTGGAGATTCGTTACCGCCACAAAAAGAGCCGGGAGAGGGATGGCAGTGAGCGGGACAGCAGTGAGCCCCGGGATGAGGGAGGAGGGCGCAAGAGGCCTGCTTCAGATCCAGAGCTGCAGCGCCGGGCAGGGTCAGGGACAGGGGTTGGGACCATGCTTGCTCGGGGCTCGGCTTCGCCCCACAAATCTTCTCCACAGCCCTTGGTGGCCACACCTAGCCAG catcaccagcagcagcagcaacaaatcAAACGGTCAGCTCGGATGTGTGGTGAGTGCGAGGCATGCCGACGCACCGAGGACTGTGGCCACTGTGACTTCTGCCGTGACATGAAGAAGTTTGGGGGCCCCAACAAGATCCGGCAGAAGTGCCGGCTTCGCCAGTGTCAACTGCGGGCACGG GAATCCTACAAATACTTCCCTTCCTCG CTCTCGCCGGTGACACCCTCAGAGGCCCTGCCAAGGCCCCGCCGGCCACCACCCACtcaacagcagccacagcagtcCCAGAAGCTGGGGCGTAACCGTGAAGACGAGGGGACAGTGTTGTCATCAGTGGTCAAGGAGCTACCAGAGGCTACAGCAACACCTGAGCCACTTTCAGATGAGGACCTAGCACTGGACCCTGATCTGTACCAGGAGTTCTGTGCTGGGGCCTTTGATGATCACGGCCTC CCCTGGATGAGCGATGCAGAGGAGTCCCCGTTCCTGGACCCTGCGCTGAGGAAACGGGCAGTAAAAGTGAAGCATGTGAagcgtcgagagaagaagtccgaGAAGAAGGTGATGGAGAGG AAAGAGGAGAGATACAAACGACATCGACAGAAGCAGAAGCATAAAGACAAATGGAAACACCCAGAGAGGGCTGATGCCAAGGACCCTGCCTCTCTACCACAGTGCCTGGGGCCCGGCTGTGTGCGCGCCGCCCAGCCTGGGTCCAAATATTGTTCAGATGACTGTGGCATGAAGCTGGCAGCCAA CCGAATCTATGAGATCCTCCCCCAGCGCATCCAGCAATGGCAGCAAAGCCCCTGCATCGCGGAAGAGCACGGCAAGAAGCTGCTCGAGCGGATCCGCCGTGAGCAGCAGAGTGCCCGCACCCGCCTACAAGAGATGGAGCGCAGATTCCACGAGCTCGAGGCCATCATTCTCCGTGCCAAGCAGCAAGCTGTGCGAGAGGACGAGGAG AACAACGAGAATGACAGCGATGACACGGATCTGCAGATCTTCTGTGTCTCCTGCGGGCATCCCATCAACCCACGAGTTGCCTTGCGTCACATGGAGCGCTGCTATGCTAAG TATGAGAGCCAGACATCCTTTGGGTCCATGTACCCCACACGCATTGAGGG GGCTACCCGACTCTTCTGTGATGTCTACAATCCTCAGAGCAAGACGTACTGTAAGCGGCTCCAGGTGCTGTGTCCTGAGCACTCACGGGACCCCAAA GTGCCAGCTGATGAGGTCTGTGGGTGTCCACTTGTACGTGATGTCTTTGAGCTCACAGGTGACTTCTGCCGCCTGCCCAAGCGCCAGTGTAATCGCCATTACTGCTGGGAGAAGCTTCGTCGTGCA